The Pecten maximus chromosome 14, xPecMax1.1, whole genome shotgun sequence genome includes a region encoding these proteins:
- the LOC117342983 gene encoding sodium-dependent multivitamin transporter-like, which produces MSFMIANIKGPISQITYSLLSSFGGAATGMFFFAAFCPWANSKGAVTGGMTGMAIVLWIALGQNFSTTISRPPTLPSAPTDMCQNDISTNITILTSLEFAYNVTNYPHGATLSPTLHSGNHGLDKLYSISYLWLTPLSILTTILVGSIVSILTGRPDPSEVDVKYMLPFFDYYVPCLPERLRKILHCGAVFKKREDIVVNSDSGNENEKLALQLEDGGAYKEKNIVQSPETKLI; this is translated from the exons ATGTCTTTCATGATTGCCAACATCAAGGGACCAATAAGTCAG ATTACATACAGCTTGCTGTCAAGTTTTGGTGGAGCCGCTACTGGAATGTTCTTTTTTGCCGCATTCTGCCCATGGGCTAACTCCAAG GGAGCTGTTACTGGCGGAATGACAGGAATGGCTATAGTGCTGTGGATAGCTCTTGGTCAGAACTTCTCAACAACCATAAGTAGACCACCAACGTTACCATCAGCTCCAACTGATATGTGCCAGAATGATATATCCACAAACATCACGATTTTGACGTCATTAGAATTTGCGTATAACGTCACCAATTATCCACATGGCGCAACACTATCACCAACACTACATTCAGGAAA CCATGGACTCGACAAGCTATATTCGATTTCCTATTTATGGCTGACCCCTCTAAGCATACTGACCACCATCCTCGTCGGATCTATAGTGTCGATCCTGACAG GCAGGCCAGACCCATCAGAGGTAGACGTGAAATACATGCTGCCTTTCTTTGACTATTATGTTCCATGTTTACCTGAGAGATTGAGGAAAATATTACACTGTGGAGCTGTTTTCAAAAAG AGAGAAGATATTGTGGTGAACTCAGATTCtggaaatgaaaatgaaaagcTTGCCCTCCAATTGGAAGATGGTGGTGCTTATAAAGAGAAAAACATTGTTCAAAGTCCGGAAACAAAGCTAATTTAA
- the LOC117341824 gene encoding sodium-coupled monocarboxylate transporter 2-like — MKIFYMGIVLFGPGIAIETVTNFPLWVSVLIVAFSGIAYTAVGGLRAVVWTDVFQLTIMLIGMLSIIIKTTIDVGGIKQVFDIAGEGLRLQMPSFDLDPTVRNTFWSLIVGSSISLTYLHTSQATTQRICSVPTERDARRVIIISTLATVVNAVLACLLGVFAYAYFHKIRCDPIASKAIENPNQILPYLVITIFRDVPGMSGVFVAALFSASLSTISSLLSSLSAQTVEDIVKPLVKDISERRAILVAKISG; from the exons ATGAAGATATTTTACATGGGGATCGTGCTGTTTGGACCAGGAATCGCTATTGAAACAG TGACAAATTTTCCGCTTTGGGTGTCTGTTTTGATAGTGGCTTTTTCAGGAATCGCTTACACGGCTGTG GGCGGTCTCCGAGCTGTGGTGTGGACAGACGTTTTCCAGCTCACAATTATGCTCATTGGGATGTTGAGTATCATCATAAAg aCTACCATTGACGTTGGAGGAATCAAGCAAGTGTTTGATATTGCTGGTGAAGGACTTCGTCTTCAAATGCCGAG CTTCGATCTGGATCCCACCGTCCGCAATACGTTCTGGTCTTTAATTGTCGGTTCCTCTATATCTCTTACGTACCTGCATACCTCCCAGGCGACCACACAAAGAATCTGCTCAGTTCCTACTGAAAGAGATGCACGCAG AGTTATCATCATTTCAACTTTAGCGACTGTTGTAAATGCCGTCCTGGCATGTCTCCTAGGAGTATTTGCTTACGCATATTTCCACAAAATACGGTGTGATCCTATTGCGTCGAAGGCAATTGAAAACCCAAATCAG ATTCTTCCATATTTGGTAATAACAATTTTCCGTGATGTGCCTGGAATGTCAGGAGTGTTTGTAGCAGCTTTGTTTAGTGCGTCACTAAG TACAATTTCATCTTTACTGAGTAGCCTATCAGCACAAACTGTGGAGGATATTGTAAAACCTCTTGTAAAAGACATCTCCGAAAGACGAGCAATACTCGTAGCTAAAATATCCG Gttga